A segment of the Triticum urartu cultivar G1812 chromosome 1, Tu2.1, whole genome shotgun sequence genome:
CCTCAGCACCATGGGCATCTTCGTTTTATTTTTCCTTGTCATCATACCAGGCTTCATCTCCTCCTTGGGCACCACCGCTTCGTTCACCTTCAGATCCTCCGCTCCCACATGCTCCAGGGCTCGAGCCGGAGCTGGAAGCCCCATCACCGCTCTGACCACGAACTCCGACGGGCCCGTCAGGGTGCGGCACCGCGAGCGGATGCTCTTTCCACTTCATGGCCTGCCTGGGGTCGTCCGATGCGGCCTCTTCCATCGCCCAGAGGAGCATCCTGAGCGCGCCCACCGGCTCGCCCGTCGGGGTGAGGCGAAGATCTTCCGCCTCCGTGAGCTTCCTGTACGCTGATCCCGCTGCCTCCTTCAGATCTTGCTCTTCCGCAAACCAAGAGATGGTCTCTCGCATCTTCTCCATATTCTCCTCGTCTCCGTTTGCAATCTCCAGTATGCGCTTCTCGAGCCGTAGCTTCCAGAACGCCATGGATCGCCAGGGGGGCGGCATGCTTTGGTGTGTGAGAGGTGGTGTGGATCTCGTCGAGGAGTGAGGGAATGGCTGCACCACTCCGCGCCGCGGCTTTAATGGCCCTCCAGTCATGGCGATCTTTCTCCTCCTTGACCTCGATCCACGCAACGCGCCGCGCTTCCTCTCCTGTGCCCAGCACCCTAACCACCAAAACAACGTGACAACGGAAAACCACTTGTACACCCTCACCTATCTCTTCATCGTCGTGCACGCACCACGAGTCCACACAGAACCCGTGGTCGTCTAGCAACGCCAGTCACCACGAATTCACACGCCGTAGAAGAATCCCTCGCTGGAAAATCAGCAGTGCGGGTCAGAGACGAGGTGAACCGCCCACCGGCGATCCCCTGACGGCGGCGGATCCGTGCCGCCGTGGTGGCGTGGTGAGACTGCGTCGCCCAGGTGCCGTGTTGGTTCCCATGTTGTCAAATTAGTTCAATCCGATTAGAGATGTTGTAACCTTCATAAGATTTTTGCAGCTTATCTGTATAAGAAGACACACCTCGGACGTGTGTTTAATTTCCCGTTTTGCGTCGGCTAAATCCATCATGCACATCTGAATTTCCAGCGAAAGATTATGTCCACCCAAGTAGGTCCATGGTGACAAAAGATTGGTTGGTGCAACACACTTATAAATATATATACTGCATGTCTTAGATGGGATCATAGCATACCCCAGACCCAGAGTGTACCTTCTCTCCATCTTCCGGAaaggagacattgaaaacctttGCTTAAACCTGATGATTAGCATCTGTGGATCCAACCTTTTCTTTGCTCCATCGGGATAAACTAGTCCGCCCTCACATGGACGAGGCAGCTGGGAGCCTGCCTGGGACCGGCCAGTACTACTAGGACTGTAGCACAGTATCCCATAAAATCGGCTATTGAATCCCAAAAGGGCCAAACAATTGCAGGAAAATACCTGACAACTGGACCGGGGCAGGACCGGACAGGGGACACACTAACACTGTAACGTGCCAAGGTGTCGCACTTGCACATGCGCCTTCTTGCTTGTGGGCATATTCCCTTCTCCTCTCCTCCGGCCAGCGGCTACTGATCGGATCAATCGAATCCATACATACATCCGCTGCTCAATTTCACCCCAATAAGAAGAAGAACAACAACAGTTACTAGAAGGCAGATTTGTCGAATTTTGATCCACGATGGTTTCTCCGATCCGACTCATTTAGACCAAGTTTTGTCAAGAATCATGGCAAGAGCACTGACTTtgaattatactccctccgttcctaaatataagtctttacAGGGATTCCAatcacatacggatgtatataaaTGCATCTTAAGtttagattcattcattttgttccgtatgtagtccatcTAGTGAAATCTTTATAAAGACTTATATTtacgaacggagggagtaggaagTACTCTACTAGAGATATACTCCTAGTCCTATATCATGCAGAGGCAAGTGACAACCACAATTTCCCTAAAAGAAAGAGTGACACCCACAATATGTAGATGCGGCTCTTCTGTGGCGGAAGGAAGGAAAGGAAAGGAAACGACGAAAGAAAGCAGATGATGATTGGTGGTGGAATCACATGCATGCATGCTCGCCCGACGTGAGGGGCAACGTGCACGGCCTAGCTGTCTCTCCCCGCCCGAATCAGATCACCGCTCCACGCACAAACATGACCCGACTCCGCTTCATGCTTCCCTCCTCGACTCAACTACTGTACGTGCTACTCCTACTCGGCTGACTCCCTTCTTTACCCTACATTCTACACCTGCATTGCATTTGCAGTCTACACCTTCATGTTCCAGAATACAGAGTGTGTATGCGCGTTGCATAGAGCTTAGTTGATTAATTAAATACAGGGAGCACTACTACCTTTTCAATTTCACACCGTAAGAATCAATGAACTACTGGGTATTTACCGTCTCGGGCACTTGGTCGTTATTTAGGCGAGCAGAAACACCCCCTCGTACGTCTCCCGCCGACGAGCTGGGCAGGTACGTTGCACGCGGCCGCCGGCTGCGGCACACACACGCACGAGCTCGGCGTGCGAAACGCCCTAATTTCCGGTGATTTCTCGGTGGACCGGAGAACTAACTAACTGGAGATACTACGCCCGTACGCTGCCTACCAGCTTGGAAAACGACCGGCGGCCGGATCTCAAGAGGATTTCTCACCGCCGCGCACGTAGTTTAACTCTGGAGACCTCTCTCTTCCTTGACCCTGCCCGACACCAGCGATCTGCGAGTTAAGGCGTGGTCACCGAGAGATCTCGGCAGAGTTTCGGCCAGGCATGCATCGGCCGTCGTCGAGGTCACGCACGGCACGGCCGGCTGGGGCCTGCTGTCATGCCCGATCGAGCTGTCCAGCCAGCCGTGGCACGTACGCCATCCAGACCCCCAGAGTTTTACCAGCAGTCGGGCAGTTTCACCGCAGGTGCCGCTACGctatcgccgccgccgccgacaaaTTTATTCCACCTGCGCAGCAGGCGTACAGAGCAGCAAAGATATCAAAGCGCCCTCCCACCCACGAATTCCTCCATCCTCTCCTTTGGCGTCCGTTTCACTTTCCCTCCAACCCTTTATATCCTCCACCACCTCCCACCGCACCCCACCCCCCGCTCGCtcgcgctctctctctctctttccttcaCCTCCAGCTCCGAGCAAGCTAAGAGCGAGCTCGGCCAAGAAACTGAGGGAGCGATCGGTGGGccgatgatgacgatggcggcggAGGACCAGGCGGCGGTGCCGCGGGTGGTCTCGATCCTGTCGGCGCTGCTGGAGCGCGTGGCCAAGCGCAACGACGTCGTCGCGGCGGTGGAGCGGCGCATACGGGACGTGGAGGAGCAGGAGGAGCAGGAGGATCAAGGAGAAGACGGCAAGgagacgacgacgacaacgacgacaaAGAAGACGGCGGTGTCGGCGTTCCAGGGGCTGACGAAGCCGGCCATCTCCGTCGGCGGCTACCTGGAGCGCATCTTCCGGTTCGCCGGCTGCAGCCCCTCCTGCTACGTGGTGGCCTACATCTACCTCGACCGCTtcctgcgccgccgccccgccctcgcCGTCGACTCCTTCAACGTCCACCGCCTCCTCATCACCTCCGTCCTCACCGCCGTCAAGTTCGTCGATGACATGTATGTATCCACACCATCATCCATCCATCCCAGCTCATGCAAACTCAAAATCTCAGCCCCAAATTAACAACAAACAAACATCGAACTACACCATCTGCATTCCTGTTTGGGCCAGTAGGATTAAAGCGATCTACTACTACCGGATAAACTGAACCATAATTGAGGTCGTTCAGTGCAGCATGATCATTTAACTGAGGCAGATTTAAATTAAATCTGCAGTCCAAATGGGCTCCGAGTCTGATCTGATCTGACTTTGCGACCCCTTTGTCGTGTCGTGCCGAGCACACGACCGACCTCACGGACCGCCGCTGTGTGTGTACCAGCCATGCGGGCCCGGCCGGCTCGCATTTTTTTCCCACCATTATTTGGATTCCCAACTGGCACACCACCAACCGGAGCCAAGCTAGCCATTGCCGTTTCTAGCTGGTCACGAGGACAGCTCACAGACGTCCAATTCGATGTCTTCGCCACCACCGCAATTCACAATTGCTGTCAAAACAAGCTTGCTGCTGTTGCTGTTGATGCGTCGATCGCGCGCAAAGCTTTCGCGTGTCCTCGAAGAGAAAACTTGACGAATGTTTGTTGTGAATGTGAATGCAGATGCTACAACAACGCCTACTTCGCGAGGGTGGGGGGGATCAGCCTCATGGAGATGAACTACCTGGAGGTGGACTTCCTCTTCGGCATCGCCTTCGACCTCAACGTCACGCCCGCCGTCTTCGCCTCCTACTGCGCCGTGCTGCAGACCGAGATGGCCTACCTCGAGCACCCGCCGCCGTCCATCGACGCCGTCTCCCCCACCAGCTTGCTGCAGCACTGCTTGCCCGACCAGGAGGTcgacaccgccgccgccgccgccgccgctgccaagTCCGGCTGCCACCGACACCAGCAGCAGCTCACCGTCTGATCGATGGAGCTcttcccctctctctcttttttgtcCCTGCGGTGTCAACTGTCATGGTctcttcttttttccttttcttttccatTTACCGTTCTTGGTACATAGGTGTTGGTTAGCTAGGATGGATTTCGCCATTGTTGGAAGGATCGATCATGAATGGAAGAAGGGATCGGATTGAGATTGTGCGCGCCCATTGTTTAACGAGCTGAGATGCTGCTAATCTAATCTGTGTGCATGTGAGTCACAGCACACTGCATCTGCATGCTTTGCTTGTCTCCTGTCTGTTTCTTTTCCTCTGCTCTTCTTTTTCTGTTTCCCCCGCTTTCTGGAGCGAACTATTCGCCGGGGAAAAGGTGATTTACTATGATTGGATGGATGGATCGGACATCGTGGGATGGCGGAGATTGGAGAATAAGCGGCTTTGATGCTCAGAACATAGCATGTTTCTTACTATGCGCTGcatggtgtgtgtgtgtgtgtgtgtgtgtgtgtgtgtgtgtgtgtgtatgcagTGTTGGGACAAAAtcggcctcaccggaatgcggcGGAAAATGACGGCCAAGGGTTTATTTGCTTCGCAGGAGACTGAGTAGTAATCCCCATCGGCGTTCCGAACGTGCAGGAGGCTGAATTTATGAGCAGAGTGGTGGAAATGGCAGTCACTCTGACTGAAATTGTGTCTTGAGGCAACGGGCTGAAACTGTCAGTGACAGATTCAGTCAGATGTTCTGACCAGAAACAGCTTAGTCAGAAATATAATCCATGCTAAAACCATCAATGCTTCTTCAGACGCCTTTTATACTGAATTTTAAAAAAATCTTCAGAGCTCAGTTCCCTCTTTGCAAGGACAATGCAGTTACCATACACAGCTTCCGCGAAAAGAACACCGACAAGTTACTGCGGTCGCTCCATGTTTATTTCGATCTAAATTCTCCACAAGAGACAAGCAAAAGTCCAATGCACAAATGATGAGACCCTACAAGGAAATGGGGCGAGCATCTTGGGTGGTGTGCAGGCGAGGAGGAGAAGATTTGATGATCAGAAACAGTAGACGCATCGGCATCAAGGTGATGCGGGTTGCCGGTGAAAATACAAGGATGGATCGGAAGGAACGTGGTGTGCATGTAGATGTAGGGCTAGTGGCTGCGCCTTTTGCGCTGTAGTAATATATAATGCCTTCGGCCTTAATGCGGTGAGCTGGATTAGAACATGGCTGGTCACATGAAATTCCCAAGGATGAGCCAACAGCAAGAGAGAGAAGTACGAAAACTCCCTCCCAACTTTTTC
Coding sequences within it:
- the LOC125534236 gene encoding cyclin-P4-1-like, which codes for MMTMAAEDQAAVPRVVSILSALLERVAKRNDVVAAVERRIRDVEEQEEQEDQGEDGKETTTTTTTKKTAVSAFQGLTKPAISVGGYLERIFRFAGCSPSCYVVAYIYLDRFLRRRPALAVDSFNVHRLLITSVLTAVKFVDDICYNNAYFARVGGISLMEMNYLEVDFLFGIAFDLNVTPAVFASYCAVLQTEMAYLEHPPPSIDAVSPTSLLQHCLPDQEVDTAAAAAAAAKSGCHRHQQQLTV